A genomic segment from Syngnathus scovelli strain Florida chromosome 3, RoL_Ssco_1.2, whole genome shotgun sequence encodes:
- the serinc5 gene encoding serine incorporator 5, translating to MCTPCCISQLACCCGSAACSCCCQCCPKIKQSTATRIMYTLFFLLVTIVCVIMMSPTVEEEMKNIPFYSELCEKMNAGTNCKTLVGYSAVYKVCFGMACFFFIFTIFTIGVNNSTGWRAAIHNGFWLPKFILLVASCAGGFFIPQEKTFLEVWRYIGAAGGFLFLLIQLMLLVEFAHRWNTNWSSGVKYNRLWYAALALVTLVLFSIAVGAVVFMGLYYTHPMACRLNRIFLGINGSLCLIVSLLAISPLIQKLQPTSGLLQPGVISVYVMYLTFSAFSSKPTEMVEIDGVNTTVCVFPFKSGKESDKKIVTALGAVILFGCILYSCLTSTIKRRSAALRVIRNSEPETERARCCFCFGDDTDDYDEEKTGAGQNVVYDESEATNYSYKCFHFVFFLGSLYVMMTITNWFHYDNYRIEKLLDGSWSVFWIKISSSWVCLLLYMGTLIAPIICPKRFEA from the exons CTGGCTTGCTGCTGTGGCTCAGCAGCCTGCTCGTGCTGCTGTCAGTGCTGCCCTAAGATCAAGCAGTCCACGGCTACCAGAATCATGTACACGCTCTTCTTTCTTCTGGTCACCATTGTGTGCGTCATCATGATGTCCCCCACTGTTGAGGAAGAGATGAAAAAT ATCCCCTTTTACAGTGAACtgtgtgagaagatgaatgcAGGGACAAACTGCAAGACCTTGGTTGGTTACTCTGCCGTCTACAAGGTGTGCTTTGGCATGGCCtgtttcttcttcatcttcACCATCTTCACCATAGGCGTCAATAACAGTACTGGCTGGAGGGCGGCCATACATAATGG GTTTTGGTTGCCAAAATTCATTTTGCTTGTGGCTAGCTGTGCAGGAGGCTTTTTTATTCCACAAGAGAAAACTTTTCTGGAAG TGTGGCGCTATATCGGAGCTGCTGGCGGCTTCCTCTTCCTGCTGATCCAGCTCATGCTGCTGGTGGAGTTTGCCCACCGGTGGAACACAAACTG GAGCTCAGGAGTGAAATATAACCGCTTGTGGTATGCAGCACTTGCCTTAGTGACTCTGGTGCTGTTCAGCATTGCGGTGGGAGCTGTGGTCTTCATGGGTCTGTACTACACCCACCCCATGGCATGTCGCCTCAACAGAATCTTCTTGGGCATCAACGGCAGCCTCTGCCTGATCGTTTCTCTGCTTGCCATCTCCCCTCTCATACAGAAAC TCCAGCCGACATCTGGTCTGCTTCAACCGGGAGTTATCAGTGTGTATGTCATGTACCTCACCTTCTCAGCTTTCTCCAGCAAACCAACAGAAA TGGTGGAGATAGATGGCGTGAACACAACCGTGTGTGTCTTTCCCTTCAAATCTGGGAAGGAAAGTGACAAGAAGATTGTCACAGCTTTGGGAGCTGTTATCCTGTTTGGCTGCATCCTTTACTCCTG CTTGACCTCCACAATCAAGCGAAGATCCGCAGCCCTCCGAGTGATCAGAAACAGTGAACCAGAGACTGAA AGAGCCCGTTGCTGCTTCTGCTTCGGAGATGACACCG ATGATTACGATGAGGAGAAGACGGGAGCGGGTCAAAACGTGGTGTATGACGAGAGCGAAGCCACCAACTACAGCTACAAATGCTTCCACTTTGTCTTTTTTCTGGGTTCCCTTTATGTCATGATGACCATAACAAACTGGTTCCA TTATGACAACTACAGGATTGAGAAGCTGTTGGATGGGAGCTGGTCGGTGTTCTGGATCAAGATCTCCTCGTCATGGGTCTGTCTCCTGCTCTACATGGGGACTCTGATTGCTCCCATCATCTGCcccaagcgttttgaggcctaG
- the thbs4a gene encoding thrombospondin-4a: protein MSVWPGVLALSLVLHQLLITATAQGIVYDLLVSPDCLPDLLQGNLKKNGRDEAFLLSSFKLQNKAPSSLYSIINPKDNSKYLELTVQAKLSKVTLRYQKTDGRYDTTSFNHGSLADGKEHHVLLHASGLQRGPPRLNIYVDCKLVHILNDLPAAFGSIPRGPNAVALRMLPGGMTDMKLVLDDTVDNVATLQDCSLDQNEPLKLLSFQASTGVEEQTTMQEFRSMLVELKEMLNQQIKETNFLRNTITQCLSCGPDGKPTDPRPYPGPDQYQMPPACPPGTCFQQDMCIPSPTGGYQCAPCPDGYTGDGIHCDDIDECQFNPCFPGVRCENTAPGFRCDKCPLGYSGPELNGAGVSYAQSNKQVCEDIDECLNPPEHGGCTDNSHCYNTIGSFNCGDCKTGFTGDQASGCQGTRLCPNGQPNPCDVNAECVVQRDGSISCVCGVGWAGNGYKCGKDTDIDAYPDDTLECTGNNCKKDNCVFVPNSGQEDADRDGMGDACDEDADSDGIINANDNCWLVPNVDQKNSDKDLHGDACDNCRTVENPSQKDTDKDGLGDECDDDMDGDNLKNNVDNCPRVANPDQKDKDNDGVGDACDSCPDMANPNQSDSDDDLVGDTCDDNIDTDGDGHQDTKDNCPNVINSSQLDTDKDGTGDECDDDDDNDGVKDDEDNCRMVANPDQKDSDNDNVGDACQGDFDKDNVIDIVDHCPENAEVTLTDFRAYQTVVLDPEGDSQIDPNWVVLNQGMEIVQTMNSDPGLAVGYTAFSGVDFEGTFHVNTVTDDDYAGFIFGYQDSSSFYVVMWKQTEQTYWQAAPFRAVAEPGIQLKAVKSKTGPGEYLRNSLWHTGDTPEQVRLLWKDPRNVGWKDKVSYRWFLQHRPQVGYIRARFFEGSALVADTGVILDTSMRGGRLGVFCFSQENIIWSNLKYRCNDTIPEDYEQFSAQNIN, encoded by the exons ATGAGTGTGTGGCCTGGAGTCTTGGCTCTGTCTCTGGTGCTGCATCAGCTTTTGATCACTGCTACAGCTCAAGGCATTG TGTATGACCTTCTGGTGTCACCGGACTGCCTGCCAGACTTGCTCCAaggaaacttaaaaaaaaatgggcggGACGAGGCCTTCTTGCTGTCCTCCTTCAAACTCCAAAACAAGGCCCCCTCATCCCTTTACAGCATCATTAACCCCAAAGACAACAGCAAGTACCTGGAGCTCACTGTGCAGGCCAAACTGAGCAAAG TCACCCTGCGCTACCAGAAGACAGATGGCAGATACGACACCACCAGTTTTAACCACGGCTCCCTGGCCGACGGAAAAGAGCATCACGTGCTGTTGCATGCTAGCGGGCTCCAACGCGGGCCACCTCGCCTCAACATCTACGTAGACTGCAAGCTGGTGCACATTCTGAATGACCTGCCAGCTGCCTTTGGCTCCATCCCTCGCGGTCCCAACGCAGTCGCCCTTCGGATGCTGCCG GGTGGCATGACTGACATGAAGCTGGTGCTTGATGACACCGTAGACAATGTGGCAACACTGCAGGACTGCAGCCTGGATCAGAATGAACCTCTGAAGCTGCTGA GTTTCCAAGCAAGCACAGGCGTTGAGGAGCAGACCACGATGCAGGAATTCAGGAGCATGCTGGTTGAGCTGAAGGAGATGCTCAATCAGCAG ATAAAGGAGACCAACTTCCTGCGGAACACTATCACCCAGTGTCTTTCTTGTG GTCCCGATGGAAAGCCGACCGATCCACGTCCATATCCAGGCCCAGACCAGTACCAAATGCCTCCTGCTTGCCCACCCGGAACGTGTTTCCAACAGGACATGTGCATTCCCTCTCCAACGGGAGGTTACCAGTGTGCTCCCTGTCCTGATGGATATACGGGGGATGGGATTCATTGCGATGACATAGACGAG TGCCAATTCAATCCATGTTTTCCTGGAGTAAGGTGCGAGAACACAGCGCCTGGGTTCCGATGTGACAAATGTCCTTTGGGATACAGTGGGCCAGAACTAAATGGAGCTGGAGTATCCTATGCACAATCTAACAAGCAG GTGTGTGAGGATATAGACGAGTGCCTGAACCCGCCTGAACACGGAGGCTGCACTGACAACTCCCACTGCTACAATACTATT GGCTCCTTCAACTGTGGAGACTGTAAAACTGGCTTCACAGGTGACCAGGCGAGCGGCTGCCAGGGCACCAGACTCTGTCCCAACGGGCAACCCAACCCATGTGACGTCAACGCCGAGTGTGTTGTGCAGAGAGACGGCAGTATTAGCTGTGTG tgtgGTGTTGGTTGGGCAGGCAATGGCTATAAGTGCGGAAAGGACACCGATATTGATGCCTATCCTGACGATACTCTTGAGTGCACAGGAAACAACTGTAAAAAG GACAACTGTGTGTTTGTTCCAAATTCTGGCCAAGAGGATGCTGACAGAGACGGGATGGGGGATGCCTGTGATGAGGACGCAGACAGCGATGGAATCATTAATGCAAAC GACAACTGCTGGCTGGTTCCTAATGTGGACCAGAAGAACAGTGATAAGGATCTCCATGGCGATGCCTGTGACAACTGCAGAACAGTGGAAAATCCATCCCAAAAAGATACAGACAAAGATGGGCTAGGAGATGAGTGTGACGACGACATGGACGGGGATA atttgaagaATAATGTGGACAATTGCCCACGTGTGGCCAACCCGGACCAGAAGGACAAAGATAATGATGGTGTGGGAGATGCTTGTGACAGCTGTCCCGACATGGCCAACCCTAACCAG TCGGACTCGGATGATGACCTCGTAGGAGATACCTGTGATGACAACATAGACAC AGATGGAGACGGTCATCAGGACACCAAAGATAACTGTCCCAATGTTATCAACTCCTCTCAGTTGGACACAGACAAGGATGGCACG GGAGATGAAtgcgacgatgacgacgacaaCGACGGTGTCAAGGACGATGAGGATAACTGTAGAATGGTGGCCAACCCAGACCAAAAGGATTCAGATA aCGACAACGTGGGCGACGCCTGCCAAGGCGATTTTGACAAAGATAACGTCATTGACATCGTCGACCACTGTCCAGAGAACGCCGAGGTCACGCTGACCGATTTCAGAGCCTATCAAACCGTGGTGCTGGATCCAGAAGGGGATTCGCAGATTGATCCCAATTGGGTGGTTCTTAATCAG GGGATGGAGATAGTCCAGACCATGAACTCTGACCCTGGCCTGGCTGTAG GTTACACAGCATTCAGCGGCGTGGACTTTGAAGGAACGTTCCACGTCAACACTGTGACGGACGACGACTACGCCGGCTTCATCTTCGGTTACCAGGACTCTTCTTCATTCTACGTGGTCATGTGGAAACAGACGGAGCAGACCTACTGGCAGGCGGCGCCCTTCCGAGCCGTAGCCGAGCCAGGAATACAACTGAAG GCGGTGAAATCCAAAACAGGACCTGGTGAGTATCTGAGGAACTCCTTGTGGCACACCGGAGATACTCCAGAGCAAGTGCGTCTCCTTTGGAAAGATCCCCGGAATGTGGGCTGGAAGGACAAGGTGTCCTACCGCTGGTTTCTCCAGCATAGACCTCAAGTTGGATACATCAG GGCTCGATTCTTTGAGGGCTCTGCCCTGGTGGCGGACACGGGTGTGATCCTTGACACCAGCATGAGAGGAGGCCGGCTAGGTGTCTTCTGCTTCTCCCAGGAAAACATCATCTGGTCCAATCTGAAGTATAGATGCAACG ACACCATCCCCGAAGACTATGAGCAGTTCAGCGCCCAGAACATCAACTGA
- the mtx3 gene encoding metaxin-3 isoform X1 — translation MAAAMELRCWGGDWGLPSVHNESLVVLAYAKFSGAKVNISPIDWTWKTLTATVPELICGDTSVKEPSQILNFLRKQRFNADYELSARQGADTMAYIALLEEKLQPALLHTFWLDAENYSNLTRPWFASRSPFPLNFLVPGRHANSARSRILLTKGDAPLCRITEVEGKLYSDAKECLNLLSYRLGAANYFFGNLPTSLDAFVFGFVAPLHKAHLPNSPLQRHLRKLENLTHFCDNILADYFNSAHPSLLPSVQETMDANLQKLTQLVNKESNLIEKMDDNLRSSPQHKPHRPQPKPSLVMEMSSTPA, via the exons ATGGCAGCCGCCATGGAGCTGCGATGCTGGGGAGGCGACTGGGGTCTGCCGTCGGTCCACAACGAGTCACTCGTAGTCCTG GCATATGCCAAATTTTCTGGGGCCAAAGTGAATATTTCTCCTATAGACTGGACTTGGAAAACTTTGACAG CAACAGTGCCTGAGTTAATTTGTGGTGATACTTCAGTGAAAGAGCCCTCACAGATTCTAAACTTCCTGAGAAAGCAG AGGTTTAATGCAGACTACGAACTGAGCGCCCGCCAAGGAGCTGACACCATGGCTTACATTGCTCTCCTTGAGGAGAAACTCCAACCTGCATTG TTACACACTTTCTGGTTGGATGCTGAAAACTACTCCAATCTGACCCGCCCGTGGTTTGCCTCCCGGTCGCCGTTCCCCCTTAATTTCCTCGTGCCCGGTCGTCATGCCAACAGCGCTCGCTCTCGCATCCTGCTGACCAAAGGAGACGCGCCGTTATGCAGAATCACAGAGGTGGAAGGAAAG CTGTATAGTGATGCCAAGGAGTGCCTGAATCTTCTCTCCTACAGACTGGGAGCAGCAAACTACTTCTTTGGCAACTT ACCCACCAGCCTGGATGCTTTTGTGTTTGGCTTTGTGGCTCCGCTCCACAAGGCCCACCTGCCCAACAGCCCCCTGCAGAGGCACCTCAGAAAGCTGGAGAACCTGACACACTTCTGCGACAACATTCTGGCAGACTACTTCAACTCTGCACACCCGA GTCTTCTGCCCTCTGTTCAGGAAACAATGGACGCCAACCTCCAGAAACTAACACAGCTTGTAAACAAAGAGTCCAACTTGATAGAGAAG ATGGATGACAACCTCCGCAGCAGCCCTCAACACAAACCTCATCGGCCACAGCCCAAGCCCAGTCTGGTCATGGAAATGAGCTCAACACCCGCCTAA
- the mtx3 gene encoding metaxin-3 isoform X2, translating into MAAAMELRCWGGDWGLPSVHNESLVVLAYAKFSGAKVNISPIDWTWKTLTATVPELICGDTSVKEPSQILNFLRKQRFNADYELSARQGADTMAYIALLEEKLQPALLHTFWLDAENYSNLTRPWFASRSPFPLNFLVPGRHANSARSRILLTKGDAPLCRITEVEGKLYSDAKECLNLLSYRLGAANYFFGNLPTSLDAFVFGFVAPLHKAHLPNSPLQRHLRKLENLTHFCDNILADYFNSAHPNG; encoded by the exons ATGGCAGCCGCCATGGAGCTGCGATGCTGGGGAGGCGACTGGGGTCTGCCGTCGGTCCACAACGAGTCACTCGTAGTCCTG GCATATGCCAAATTTTCTGGGGCCAAAGTGAATATTTCTCCTATAGACTGGACTTGGAAAACTTTGACAG CAACAGTGCCTGAGTTAATTTGTGGTGATACTTCAGTGAAAGAGCCCTCACAGATTCTAAACTTCCTGAGAAAGCAG AGGTTTAATGCAGACTACGAACTGAGCGCCCGCCAAGGAGCTGACACCATGGCTTACATTGCTCTCCTTGAGGAGAAACTCCAACCTGCATTG TTACACACTTTCTGGTTGGATGCTGAAAACTACTCCAATCTGACCCGCCCGTGGTTTGCCTCCCGGTCGCCGTTCCCCCTTAATTTCCTCGTGCCCGGTCGTCATGCCAACAGCGCTCGCTCTCGCATCCTGCTGACCAAAGGAGACGCGCCGTTATGCAGAATCACAGAGGTGGAAGGAAAG CTGTATAGTGATGCCAAGGAGTGCCTGAATCTTCTCTCCTACAGACTGGGAGCAGCAAACTACTTCTTTGGCAACTT ACCCACCAGCCTGGATGCTTTTGTGTTTGGCTTTGTGGCTCCGCTCCACAAGGCCCACCTGCCCAACAGCCCCCTGCAGAGGCACCTCAGAAAGCTGGAGAACCTGACACACTTCTGCGACAACATTCTGGCAGACTACTTCAACTCTGCACACCCGA ATGGATGA
- the cmya5 gene encoding cardiomyopathy-associated protein 5 codes for MEECGSLDSEMTELTEFQCEASDVMSQDDEDEVEELRNSLREVVQDQSVKPKLQCLMVDPSFSMVTVQSEDSGIVWETASSRCSTPWASETSSISEACSMEGSGVAGKVTIIFDEDKVVRRRTKSGRNSRLRDRLRSALALGVERPEMAEVSLPNVKEQQSGTGTDLEEIKTKDQQLFSLISEGYEILNIRVPSKLPTVDEEESTELKDNMSYLDQTSKIRSRNHLGETARNRGSPQDVEILECNEPLNDDDTGPPMDTQLRQTSIPKDGSKDIDYFEKFTLVDEVIPGQKAPDLKTEVEEPARESGKVESIPTKVVRDSPSKSEDSFVFVTEAEIVGEHLDEVFYGEGAPVNEMQQNADEGVESSRVRRESGSVLFASEETTLTPIYISPGPPKIIDPMLLEEPTAMSFMYSDLYEDAVGERRKSDEEYSEAESVTSEKSFRQCLSDSEEAAGYLEKFTLKDDTPTVDLPVESVEDKKDRRMLWSLSEFEMTGCLTRAVEQEEDEIKTEDTEQAVTIEVVEDSAATKSEEQVPEMERIEDNEEPDLIVDLVYEDSPKKERVQAQDGTPEGFTHIPQKILTEEEDQRNEQVNISKTQELSQTHDLLEQECVMPPTVIIDVPQTVIKLQEEDTAREICENPTSEIVTVVSMNIQDEIPTTEAQKNEEASETFVEMEILEEKLPCKKKELDPEQPAAVEIFTDLEPTVHAVVKVTEKTADEEATQTKVHIDLQEATSIPQAETTTDVLPYNVAVDESPCFVSDQGLMINTKLKEQETDSELKNQTPSRSSMADTPKTEMDNDMIVFVPKGQAVEMDINTSPCSEEITKSNAVTLADLDTEYVHVTISDQDTMETIATPQLEEATGQLETLNRVSSPTSSVEKAEKEETESNKDEILFPPLRSFAPQEDLSLPHEEDLQPDTEKLEDGPENDYVNTYTCLEIGLHVENEDGRKAQDETLEDIPEVTCDDYEMIDEQDIRELVEPEVREEVEGPALVSVQSTEVVEEGADVDVFEDKDLIEADYDIIDAEEQRRAQLAAELEGMDWFCLSCQCLLAKDDCDSGDHDGHEVHEVDKAFEDIRERLSEWISELQERSENIEDLVSELELAYHSVEHQCVESEAAMQTQNDETMALVMEQYNKMSVNMEEEKKTKLEQLYDQIVCFQESIDTAKATLETTAREAETDARTPEDIHARLKAALDLTMSLELGSKGLLVFEDYAKGNTSSPQLTHRKGIPVPQRPTLEPQKAGSATGVSVTVYWRVNPGDIIDCFQVYCMEEPQGAVSEEYRVTVKESYCILEELEPDKSYKVWVMAVNYTGCSLPSKRLVFSTAPSVPVMDSERCSVTWDSATLRWSPAKQNPAQTFILEYCRQYELEGDGLRSIAGIKSCEHKVLLQPNENYLFYIKAVNEAGASEQSEAALISTKGTRFHLLKASAHPALELSEDQTSVYLSQDAHEHTSSTENQSPSILGELLPAKGHHYWETTVSGCAAYRLGVSYSSARRKWLLGENKLSWCLQCIPSPCGCQYQMLHGASQSSIFVIESPERVGMLLDYQRGQLGFYNAQTGQLLGSFKHNFTGPCHPVLALDSPGRLELGMVPEVPEFAND; via the exons ATGGAGGAATGTGGAAGTTTGGACTCAGAGATGACGGAGCTGACAGAGTTCCAGTGTGAGGCTTCAGATGTCATGAGCCAGGATGATGAGGACGAGGTGGAGGAATTGCGAAACAG TCTACGGGAGGTTGTCCAGGATCAGTCTGTGAAGCCCAAACTCCAGTGCCTGATGGTGGATCCGTCGTTCTCGATGGTGACTGTCCAGAGCGAGGACAGTGGCATTGTTTGGGAGACAGCCTCCAGTCGCTGCTCTACTCCTTGGGCCTCTGAGACCAGCTCCATCTCTGAAGCTTGCAGCATGGAAGGGTCTGGAGTCGCCGGGAAAGTCACAATCATCTTTGATGAGGACAAAGTAGTCCGTAGGAGAACGAAGTCAGGAAGGAACAGCAGATTGAGGGACAGGTTAAggtcagccttggctctgggAGTGGAGAGACCCGAGATGGCAGAGGTGTCTCTCCCCAATGTCAAAGAGCAACAGAGCGGAACAGGGACAGATTTGGAAGAAATCAAAACCAAAGATCAGCAGTTGTTTAGTTTGATTTCGGAGGGTTATGAGATTCTCAACATCAGGGTCCCATCCAAGCTTCCCACAGTGGATGAAGAGGAGAGCACGGAACTGAAGGACAACATGTCGTATCTTGACCAAACTTCTAAGATCAGATCTCGAAACCACCTCGGGGAAACCGCACGGAACCGTGGCTCGCCTCAAGATGTGGAAATACTGGAATGCAATGAG CCCTTAAATGATGACGACACTGGTCCTCCGATGGACACTCAATTGAGACAAACATCCATTCCAAAAGATGGCTCCAAAGACATTGACTACTTTGAGAAGTTTACCCTGGTGGATGAGGTGATTCCCGGACAAAAAGCTCCAGATCTTAAAACTGAGGTGGAAGAACCTGCGAGGGAAAGCGGCAAAGTGGAATCAATTCCTACAAAGGTAGTCAGAGACAGCCCATCAAAGTCAGAAGACTCGTTCGTCTTTGTGACAGAAGCGGAGATAGTTGGAGAACACCTGGATGAGGTTTTCTATGGAGAAGGAGCTCCTGTAAATGAAATGCAGCAAAATGCAGATGAGGGGGTGGAAAGTTCAAGAGTGAGAAGAGAGAGCGGCTCGGTATTGTTTGCGAGTGAAGAAACCACCCTCACCCCTATTTACATCTCCCCTGGACCCCCTAAGATCATTGACCCCATGCTGCTAGAAGAACCCACCGCCATGTCGTTCATGTACTCTGACCTTTATGAGGAtgctgtgggtgagaggagaaaGAGTGACGAGGAATACTCGGAGGCAGAGAGCGTGACATCTGAAAAATCATTTAGGCAATGTTTGTCCGATTCAGAAGAGGCAGCCGGGTACCTGGAAAAATTCACCTTGAAAGATGACACCCCCACAGTGGACCTTCCAGTTGAATCCGTGGAGGACAAGAAGGATAGGAGGATGTTGTGGTCACTGAGTGAGTTTGAAATGACAGGATGTCTAACAAGAGCCGTGGAACAGGAAGAAGATGAAATCAAGACTGAGGATACGGAACAAGCGGTTACCATTGAAGTAGTTGAAGATTCAGCAGCAACAAAGTCTGAAGAGCAAGTTCCAGAAATGGAAAGGATAGAAGATAATGAAGAGCCGGACCTTATTGTAGATTTAGTTTATGAGGACAGCCCAAAGAAAGAAAGGGTGCAAGCTCAAGATGGAACTCCTGAGGGCTTCACTCACATCCCTCAAAAGATCTTAACAGaagaggaagaccagagaaatgAACAAGTTAACATAAGTAAAACCCAAGAACTATCCCAAACACATGACCTACTTGAGCAGGAATGTGTGATGCCACCTACTGTTATTATAGACGTTCCTCAAACGGTCATCAAACTTCAAGAAGAAGACACAGCAAGGGAAATTTGTGAGAATCCCACATCTGAGATTGTGACAGTTGTTAGTATGAACATCCAGGATGAGATCCCAACAACAGAGGCACAGAAAAACGAGGAGGCTTCTGAAACCTTCGTTGAAATGGAGATACTAGAAGAGAAGTTACCatgtaaaaaaaaggagcttgaTCCTGAGCAACCTGCTGCAGTTGAGATCTTTACTGATTTAGAGCCAACGGTGCACGCAGTCGTGAAGGTAACTGAGAAAACGGCGGATGAAGAAGCGACACAGACTAAGGTTCACATTGATCTTCAGGAGGCGACAAGTATTCCTCAAGCAGAAACAACCACGGATGTGTTGCCATACAATGTCGCTGTAGATGAGTCACCATGTTTTGTATCTGATCAGGGGTTGATGATCAACACCAAACTGAAAGAACAGGAGACAGATTCAGAACTTAAGAACCAGACACCTTCAAGAAGCAGCATGGCTGACACTCCAAAAACTGAAATGGACAACGACATGATTGTCTTTGTGCCCAAAGGCCAAGCTGTTGAGATGGACATAAACACCAGCCCATGCTCAGAGGAGattacaaaaagtaatgcaGTGACTCTAGCTGATCTCGACACAGAATATGTACACGTCACTATATCTGATCAGGACACCATGGAAACAATAGCAACGCCTCAGTTGGAAGAAGCAACTGGACAGTTGGAAACTTTGAACAGGGTGTCCTCACCAACATCTTCAGTGGAAAAGGCAGAGAAGGAAGAGACAGAGAGCAACAAAGATGAGATCCTTTTTCCTCCTCTGAGGAGCTTTGCCCCACAAGAGGATTTATCTCTGCCCCATGAGGAGGACCTACAACCAGATACAGAAAAGTTAGAAGACGGCCCGGAAAACGACTATGTGAACACGTACACATGCTTGGAGATTGGTCTTCACGTAGAGAACGAGGACGGACGCAAAGCTCAAGATGAGACACTTGAAGATATTCCAGAGGTGACATGTGATGATTATGAGATGATTGATGAACAGGACATCAGAGAGCTTGTAGAACCTGAAGTACGGGAAGAAGTAGAGGGACCAGCGCTGGTGTCTGTTCAATCGACTGAGGTGGTGGAAGAAGGAGCTGATGTGGATGTGTTTGAAGACAAAGATCTCATTGAGGCTGATTACGACATCATTGATGCTGAGGAGCAGCGTCGGGCCCAATTAGCTGCTGAACTTGAGGGGATGGATTGGTTCTGTCTCAGCTGTCAGTGTTTGCTGGCGAAGGACGACTGCGATTCTGGGGACCATGATGGACACGAGGTGCATGAAGTGGACAAAGCCTTTGAGGACATCAGG GAGCGACTGAGTGAGTGGATCTCCGAGCTGCAGGAAAGATCTGAGAACATCGAGGACCTGGTCTCTGAGCTGGAGTTGGCCTACCACTCTGTGGAG CACCAGTGTGTTGAGAGCGAGGCAGCCATGCAGACACAGAACGACGAGACCATGGCTTTGGTGATGGAGCAGTACAACAAGATGTCCGTCAAcatggaggaagagaagaagaCCAAGTTGGAGCAGCTCTACGACCAGATTGTCTGCTTCCAGGAGAGCATCGACACGGCCAAGGCCACCCTGGAGACCACGGCCAGAGAAGCTGAGACGGACGCTCGG aCCCCTGAGGACATTCATGCAAG GCTTAAAGCAGCTTTGGATTTGACCATGTCACTGGAGTTGGGTTCCAAGGGATTGCTGGTGTTTGAGGATTACGCCAAAGGCAACACCTCCAGCCCACAGCTCACGCATCGAAAGGGAATTCCAG TCCCTCAGAGGCCCACGTTGGAGCCCCAGAAGGCAGGATCGGCCACCGGTGTCAGTGTCACCGTTTACTGGAGGGTCAACCCCGGGGACATCATTGACTGCTTCCAGGTCTACTGCATGGAGGAGCCACAAGGAG CTGTGTCCGAGGAGTACCGTGTGACAGTGAAGGAGAGTTATTGCATCCTGGAGGAGCTGGAGCCTGACAAGTCTTACAAAGTGTGGGTGATGGCTGTGAACTACACAGGCTGCTCTCTGCCCAGCAAGAGGCTCGTCTTCAGCACCG CTCCATCTGTGCCAGTAATGGATAGCGAGCGCTGCAGCGTCACGTGGGATTCGGCCACGCTGAGATGGAGCCCGGCCAAACAGAATCCTGCACAGACTTTCATCCTGGAATACTGCCGCCAGTACGAACTGGAAGGAGATGGGCTTAG ATCAATTGCTGGCATAAAAAGCTGTGAACACAAAGTTCTACTGCAGCCAAATGAGAATTATCTGTTTTACATCAAAGCTGTAAATGAAGCTGGAGCCAGTgaacaaagcgaggctgctctcatttCAACCAAAG GAACAAGGTTTCACTTGCTGAAAGCTTCAGCTCACCCTGCTCTGGAGCTGTCAGAAGACCAAACTTCAGTTTACCTGTCCCAAGATGCTCATGAACACACATCATCCACAGAAAACCA ATCCCCATCCATCCTCGGTGAGTTATTACCAGCCAAGGGTCACCACTACTGGGAGACCACGGTGTCTGGATGTGCAGCTTACAGGCTCGGAGTCTCGTACAGCTCAGCACGGCGAAAGTGGCTCCTGGGGGAAAACAAGCTTTCCTGGTGTTTACAGTGCATCCCGTCGCCATGTGG TTGCCAGTACCAGATGCTCCACGGTGCTTCTCAGTCCAGCATCTTTGTGATAGAGTCGCCCGAGCGGGTGGGTATGCTCCTGGACTACCAGCGAGGTCAGTTGGGCTTCTACAACGCCCAAACAGGTCAGTTATTGGGGTCTTTCAAGCACAACTTTACCGGGCCGTGCCACCCTGTTCTGGCCTTGGACTCGCCGGGTCGACTTGAGCTCGGCATGGTGCCGGAGGTGCCGGAGTTTGCCAATGATTGA